One region of Dehalococcoidia bacterium genomic DNA includes:
- a CDS encoding response regulator transcription factor: protein MPGTILVVDDEKNIVQLARLYLNNEGFRVETAHDGKQALEKARSLKPDLIVLDLMMPEMDGLTVCKELRKTSNVPVIILTARGDDVDRIVGLEVGADDYMAKPFNPRELVARVKAVLRRSQGDRDTPEVIEVEGLRIDAASREVTLDGRSLQLRAKEFELLSAFAQHKGTVLDRERLLRMVWGTDYYGDSRTIDVHVAWLRDKLGESSVKIQTVWGVGYKLVVEEDAGKPQS, encoded by the coding sequence ATGCCGGGAACCATCCTCGTCGTCGACGATGAGAAGAACATCGTCCAGCTAGCTCGGTTGTATCTGAACAACGAGGGCTTTCGCGTCGAGACGGCCCACGATGGCAAGCAGGCGCTAGAAAAAGCCCGCTCGCTCAAACCCGACCTCATCGTCCTCGACCTCATGATGCCGGAGATGGACGGCCTCACCGTCTGCAAGGAACTCCGCAAGACCAGCAACGTTCCCGTCATCATCCTTACCGCCCGCGGCGACGACGTCGACCGCATCGTGGGGCTGGAGGTCGGCGCCGATGATTACATGGCGAAGCCCTTCAACCCCCGCGAACTGGTCGCCCGGGTGAAGGCCGTGCTGCGGCGCTCCCAGGGCGACCGCGATACACCGGAGGTCATCGAGGTGGAGGGCTTGCGGATCGACGCGGCGAGCCGCGAGGTGACGCTCGACGGACGCTCGCTCCAGCTTCGCGCGAAAGAGTTCGAACTGCTGTCGGCCTTCGCGCAGCACAAGGGCACCGTGCTCGACCGTGAGCGCCTCCTGCGCATGGTGTGGGGCACGGACTATTACGGCGACTCACGGACCATCGATGTCCACGTCGCCTGGCTTCGCGACAAGCTTGGCGAGTCCTCGGTCAAGATCCAGACCGTGTGGGGAGTCGGCTACAAGCTCGTGGTGGAAGAAGATGCTGGGAAGCCTCAGAGCTAG
- a CDS encoding HAMP domain-containing sensor histidine kinase has protein sequence MLGSLRARLVVSFAAVVGLAVFLSGAGALFLLRDEQEAAAHERYGRHAEPINERIASMLALGMSLAEVEEYADARAGELDVRLLLIDEELNVVHDTLDKLQGTYILTFENRRIPLTEENGARYRAGGYSGEDTQLTLFAPPPDTNTVQGDFEPRQYIAYVAIPSDELASAWLDLAPRLVLAGAIALFVSFGVAFVISRSISGPLRRITQASQQMARGEYDVHIPIRGEDEVGRLSEAFNHMAQEVSRSQRMMKDLLANVSHELKTPLTSIQGFSQAILDGAATDEEASKESARIINEEANRMRALVEDLLLLSQIESGQVMMQHTHVDLGALLEQTMERFQFAIRDADIRTGVSIPHLPMVHGDARRLEQVFSNLMENAVRHTPARGDIALSANVERDGGVSVRVHNSGSHIPAEDLPRVFERFFQVDRARVRKGGSSGLGLSIVAEIVEAHGGTVRAVSDAESGTDFIVTLPPATGDPPRNGRAPQSGQKPRRAERKREAPA, from the coding sequence ATGCTGGGAAGCCTCAGAGCTAGGCTCGTCGTCTCGTTCGCCGCCGTCGTCGGCCTGGCTGTATTCCTGTCGGGCGCCGGCGCCCTCTTCCTGCTGCGCGACGAACAGGAAGCGGCCGCGCATGAGCGCTACGGCCGTCACGCTGAGCCGATCAACGAACGCATCGCGTCCATGCTGGCGCTCGGCATGAGCCTCGCCGAGGTCGAGGAGTACGCCGATGCACGCGCTGGCGAACTCGACGTCCGGCTCCTCCTCATCGATGAAGAACTCAACGTCGTCCACGACACGCTCGACAAGCTCCAGGGCACGTACATCCTGACCTTCGAGAATCGCCGCATCCCGCTCACCGAGGAGAACGGCGCTCGCTACCGCGCCGGCGGCTACAGCGGCGAAGATACGCAGCTCACGTTGTTCGCACCGCCGCCCGACACCAACACCGTGCAGGGAGACTTCGAGCCGCGCCAGTACATCGCCTACGTCGCGATCCCGTCCGATGAGCTCGCATCGGCGTGGCTGGACCTGGCGCCACGGCTCGTGCTCGCAGGCGCCATCGCGCTCTTCGTGTCGTTCGGCGTCGCGTTCGTCATCTCGCGCTCGATCTCGGGGCCGCTGCGGCGCATCACGCAGGCGTCGCAGCAGATGGCGCGCGGCGAGTACGACGTGCACATCCCGATCCGCGGCGAGGACGAAGTCGGCCGTCTTTCGGAAGCCTTCAACCACATGGCGCAGGAAGTCAGCCGATCGCAACGGATGATGAAGGACCTGCTCGCCAACGTCTCGCACGAACTGAAGACGCCACTCACGTCGATCCAGGGCTTCTCTCAGGCGATCCTGGATGGCGCTGCCACCGACGAAGAAGCGTCGAAGGAGTCGGCGCGCATCATCAACGAAGAAGCCAACCGCATGCGCGCCCTGGTCGAAGACCTGCTCCTTCTTTCGCAGATCGAGTCCGGCCAGGTGATGATGCAGCACACACACGTCGATCTTGGCGCCCTCCTCGAGCAGACCATGGAGCGCTTTCAGTTCGCGATCCGTGACGCCGATATCCGCACCGGCGTCAGCATTCCCCACCTGCCGATGGTCCATGGCGATGCCCGGCGCCTGGAGCAGGTCTTCTCCAATCTCATGGAAAACGCCGTCCGCCACACGCCAGCGCGCGGTGATATCGCGTTGAGCGCCAACGTCGAGCGGGACGGCGGCGTCAGCGTCCGCGTGCACAACAGCGGCTCGCACATCCCCGCGGAAGACTTGCCGCGCGTGTTCGAGCGCTTCTTCCAGGTCGACCGCGCCCGCGTGCGCAAGGGCGGGAGCAGCGGCCTCGGGCTCTCGATCGTCGCGGAGATCGTCGAGGCGCATGGCGGCACCGTACGCGCCGTCAGCGATGCAGAAAGCGGCACGGACTTCATCGTCACGCTGCCGCCGGCGACCGGCGACCCGCCTCGCAACGGGCGTGCCCCGCAGAGCGGGCAGAAACCGCGGCGCGCCGAGCGCAAGCGAGAAGCGCCCGCGTAA